The following are encoded in a window of Castanea sativa cultivar Marrone di Chiusa Pesio chromosome 9, ASM4071231v1 genomic DNA:
- the LOC142609363 gene encoding uncharacterized protein LOC142609363 encodes MSTSQLFNLSSYKYSDSLTVVGISFCTAIVCEAISWLLIYRTNSYKSLRSSIDKAAKKLETMKTETPNSSSSVAKVKISNKKSKTKKIDRVETSLKESSRDLSLFKFKSGAVVALVLFVVFGLLNSLFEGKVVAKLPFKPFGIVMKMSHRGLHGDDVTDCSMPFLYFLCSISIRTNLQKFLGFAPPRGASSGLFPMPDPKTN; translated from the coding sequence ATGTCGACATCTCAACTCTTCAATTTATCCTCATACAAATACTCAGACAGCCTAACAGTGGTGGGCATCTCATTCTGCACCGCCATAGTCTGCGAGGCCATCTCCTGGCTCCTCATCTACCGCACCAACTCCTACAAATCCCTCCGCTCTTCAATCGACAAAGCCGCCAAAAAACTCGAGACCATGAAAACCGAAACCCCAAATTCTTCCTCCTCCGTCGCAAAGGTCAAAATCAGCAACAAGAAATCCAAGACCAAGAAGATCGATCGCGTCGAGACCAGTCTCAAGGAATCCAGCCGCGACCTTTCTCTCTTCAAGTTCAAGTCCGGTGCGGTGGTCGCGCTTGTTCTCTTCGTCGTTTTTGGCCTCCTCAACTCCTTGTTTGAAGGCAAGGTTGTGGCCAAATTACCGTTCAAGCCCTTCGGGATTGTCATGAAGATGAGCCATAGAGGATTACACGGCGACGATGTCACCGATTGTTCGATGCCGTTTTTGTACTTTCTTTGCTCGATTAGCATTCGCACCAATTTGCAGAAATTCTTAGGGTTCGCTCCGCCACGTGGCGCGTCGTCCGGCCTCTTCCCCATGCCTGATCCCAAGACCAATTGA